The following coding sequences are from one Humulus lupulus chromosome X, drHumLupu1.1, whole genome shotgun sequence window:
- the LOC133806602 gene encoding uncharacterized protein LOC133806602: MVTQGFYVGRWRRHQYSEYYNFFDCLRYPSKDRRVMPAANLAMSSLPLAVGGFDPIELKRVVRVNQELSAMCVKYYLTLEGTNNIFYEAEVLVCFKGIDCYDPHCMVLNFVRPALFYPEIDEDLLREYDAPDELADESGESDIEPDPSYYEAPGPDDDFDDEDEYDFDDEDEDDNADDYDGRYELTAVTACLQLAKFSTYLRTSHMRFSDRVNFFKTMDIAEIFSPALQKTQRVGHVIGLPREFFAKLKEAKNYFAAHPVEVEVAKRLSILDFFGNLGFWLILGALVRSIVLHLKVHGIVAIAEIYSPALEKIQWVEGRLLPLSREWYTKLMKKNVDVAAYSREISMLPAVLGLLVKLVFPLILGALLSRSLGSNTRRYDDDAHSRGERGEVQRTRLKLLKYQLDCFGSRIETSLDPALLLWPGRIEWKIVLPALQKSGPIPRTNLSVHPRR, translated from the exons ATGGTGACACAG GGTTTTTATGTGGGTAGATGGAGAAGACATCAGTATAgtgaatattataatttttttgattgttTGCGCTATCCATCGAAAGATAGGAGGGTGATGCCGGCAGCTAATCTAGCAATGAGTTCTCTTCCTCTAGCAGTAGGAGGTTTTGATCCTATCGAGCTGAAGAGAGTTGTGCGAGTAAATCAAGAGCTCTCGGCCATGTGCGTCAAGTATTACTTGACATTAGAGGGCACAAACAACATATTCTATGAAGCTGAAGTTCTAGTTTGTTTCAAGGGAATAGATTGTTATGATCCTCACTGTATGGTGCTCAACTTTGTGAGGCCTGCTCTCTTCTACCCAGAAATCGACGAGGACTTGCTCAGAGAATATGACGCGCCTGATGAGCTGGCAGATGAGTCCGGAGAATCTGATATAGAACCTGATCCATCTTATTACGAAGCTCCTGGACCTGATGATGATTTCGATGATGAGGATGAGTATGATTTCGATGATGAGGATGAGGATGATAATGCTGATGATTATGATG GTAGGTATGAGTTGACAGCTGTTACCGCTTGCCTCCAACTTGCCAAATTTTCAACTTACCTCCGCACATCCCACATGAGATTTTCGGATCGCGTGAACTTTTTCAAGACAATGGATATTGCTGAGATCTTCAGCCCTGCATTGCAAAAGACCCAAAGGGTAGGTCATGTGATTGGTTTGCCACGAGAATTCTTTGCCAAACTGAAAGAAGCGAAAAATTACTTTGCAGCTCATCCCGTGGAGGTCGAGGTCGCCAAACGGCTTTCTATACTTGACTTTTTTGGAAATTTAGGCTTTTGGTTGATATTAGGAGCATTAGTGAGATCTATAGTCTTGCATTTGAAAGTCCACGGTATTGTGGCTATTGCTGAGATATACAGTCCTGCATTGGAAAAGATCCAATGGGTTGAAGGTCGGCTACTTCCTTTGTCCCGTGAATGGTATACCAAACTGATGAAGAAGAACGTTGACGTGGCAGCTTATTCACGGGAGATCAGCATGCTACCTGCTGTACTTGGCTTGTTAGTTAAGTTAGTCTTTCCATTGATATTAGGAGCATTACTCTCAAGGAGTTTAGGATCAAACACCAGAAG gtatgatgatgatgctcaTTCTAGGGGTGAACGTGGTGAAGTTCAGAGAACTAGGCTGAAGCTTCTGAAGTACCAGTTAGACTGCTTTGGTTCAAGAATTGAAACTAGTCTTGATCCAGCTCTACTCCTTTGGCCTGGTCGAATAGAGTGGAAAATTGTACTCCCTGCACTACAAAAATcagggcctataccgagaacaaat TTGTCGGTACATCCGCGTCGGTAA